From Salmo salar chromosome ssa09, Ssal_v3.1, whole genome shotgun sequence:
tgggcgtgcaaaattattcagcccccttaagttaatactttgtagcgccaccttttgctgcgattacagctgtaagtcgcttggggtatgtctctatcagttttgcacatcgagagactgacatttttgcccattcctccttgcaaaacagctcgagctcagtgaggttggatggagagcgtttgtgaacagcagtttcagttctttccacagattctcgattggattcaggtctggactttgacttggccattctaacacctggatatgtttatttgtgaaccattccattgtagattttgctttatgttttggatcattgtcttgttggaagacaaatctccgtcccagtctcaggtcttttgcagactccatcaggttttcttccagaatggtcctgtatttggctccatccatcttcccatcaattttaaccatcttccacTGCCCCTGCTGAGAGAAAAGCAGGGCAAGAAGTGcgatgatgctgccaacaccaaaTGTTTGGcaacagtggggatggtgtgttgtgggggtgatgagctgtgtagcttttacgccaaacataacgttttgcattgttgccaaaaagttgatTGTGGTTTcttgaccagagcaccttctcaCATGTTTGGGTGTGTCTCCagcaggtggctagtggcaaactttaacctgttagggctaggggggagtattgacacggctggataaaaaacatacccgatttaatctggttaccactcctacccagtaactagaatatgcatatacgtattacatatggatagaaaacaccctaaagtttctaaaactgtttgaatggtgtctgtgagtataacagaactcaaatggcaggtctaaacctgagagattcctttacaggaagtggcctgtctgaccatttcttgaacttcttttccatctctatcttttactaaggatctctgctctaacgtgacacttcctacgtcgtccataggcgctcagagcccgggaaaaacctgaatgtcgtcatcccagccccaggctgaaacaccttttgcgccatgcgcacgacccttctttaccatttcggatagtgtctggaacgcacaaacaaaatgccgctattcggatataacgatggattattttggaccaaaccaacatttgttattgaagtagcagtcctgggagtgcattctgatgaagacaacaaaaggtaatcaaacttttataatagtaaatatgattatggtgagtgctaaacttgccgggtgtctaaatagctagcccgtgatggctgggctatgtacttagaatattgcaaaatgtgctttcaccaaaaagctattttaaaatcggacatatcgagtgcatagaggaggtctgtatctataattcttaaaataattgttatgctttttgtgaacgtttattgtgagtaatttagtaaaatgttagcgaattccccggaattCCCCGGGaatttcataaaaaataaaatacaaaaaaaatacaaaaaaatttaCACCTCAGTGTAGTAAAATACTTCTTAACAAAGAATAAAAAGATGAAAAATATTCTGTGGGTTAAATTTCTttatatgctagttctgaacgtcacatgctaatgtaaaaagctgttttttgatataaatatgaacttgattgaacaaaacatgcatgtaatgtataacataatgtcctagggttgtcatctgatgaagatcatcaaaggttagtgctgcatttagctgtcttctgggtttttgtgacattatatgctagcttgaaaaatgggtgtctgattatttctggcttggtactctgctgacataatctaatgttttgctttcgttgtaaagcctttttgaaatcggacagtgtggttagattaatgagagtattgtctttaaatagctgtaaaatagtcatatgtttgagaaattgaagtaataggatttttaaggttttgaaaatcgcgccacaggcttcaagtggctgttacgtaggtgggacgaattcctcccgcctagcccagagaggttaaacaacactttttttggatatctttaagaaatggctttcttcttgccactcttccataaaggccagatttgtgcagtatacgactgattgttgtcctatggacagagtctcccacctcagctgtagatctctgcagttcatccagagtgatcatgggcctcttggctgcatctctgatcagtcttctccttgtatgagctgaaagtttagagggacggccgggtcttcgtagatttgcagtggtctgatactccttccgtttcaatattatcgcttgcacagtactccttgggatgtttaaagcttgggaaatctttttgtatccaaatctggctttaaacttctccacaacagtatctcggacctgcctggtgtgttccttgttcttcatgatgctctctgcgctttaaacggacctctgagactatcacagagcaggtacatttatacggagacttgattacacacaggtggattctatttatcatcattagtcatttaggtcaacattggatcattcagagctcctcactgaacttctggagagtttgctgcactgaaagtaaaggggctgaataattttgcacggccaatttttcagttttttatttgttaaaaaagtttgaaatatccaataaatttcgttccacttcataattgtgtcccacttgttgttgattcttcaccaaatattacagttttatatgtttatgtttgaagcctgaaatgtggcaaaaggtcgaaaagttcaagggggccgaatactttcgcaaggcactgtaaatagtgttgtctacagcttatcatgagatactctacctcaggcgagcaaatcctcaagacttccttaatattagaattcgtgcaccagctgttgtttacaaatatacgcAGACCGCACCCCtagtcttaccggaggcagctgttctatcttgccgatgcagcaTAAACCCCGCctgctgtatgttatccatgttgtcgttcagccacaatttggtgaaacataagatattacagtttttaatgtcccgttggtaggatattctaaATCGTAGCTCGTCTATTTTTTATCCAATGATTAtacattggctaataggactgatggtagaggcagattacccactcgccgtcggatccttacaaggcaccccgacctatgtccccgatatctctgtctctttctcatgcgaatgatggggatttgggccttgttgggtgtctgaagtaaatccttctgactcgttaaagaaaaatctttgtccagtacgaggtgagtaatcgctgttctgatatccagaatctCTTTTTtgtcataagagatggtggcagaaacattatgtgcaaaataagttagaaataacgcaaaaaaacacacacaatggcACAATAGGTTAGGAGCCCAGCGCCATTCATTTCTTTTTCAGAGGAGTTGACTGCTCTGCCAAAACACGCAAGAAATCAGGGAATTAACAGATCAGTCAAACACTGACTGCTGTTGGCATTTtagaaattaaaaattaaaatactGTGCCAGtgtaacaaaaaaaagaaaagagttAGAAATATGATCCTGTGAATTATGGAGcagagttgtgtgtgtgcatgtgtgtaggaGTTAGAGAGTCTGTCTCCCAGGCTGTGCAGGTATCCTCCCGCTGGTCTACCAGTATAGCACCCATCTGTTCTGTCCCCAcagcctctctccatctccatggcTCTGACAGAGAGGCCATCATGAAACTAACTCCCCTCCTTTAGGCCTACAAGTcctaatactgtatattataataataatatatgccatttagcagatgcttttctCCAAAGAGACTCAGTCATGCATTTTTGTaagggtggccccagcaggaatcaaacccaTGATATTGCCATTGCAAGCATCATGGTCTACCAATTGAACCATACTGCGCATTTATGCCCTCTCCCATTCGCAGCCAAACTTCTCGAATGGGATTCTGTCTTATAACTCTTCCTGCTCTTGTATAACTCTTCCTGCTCTTGTATAAGTTTCTAAGGCTGTGTAGCAGAACCTGCAGAGTTGCAGCTAAAATGCAAATCTTCTGAATGCAGTTATAGTATAgcaagcttctctctctctttctcacacacacacacacacacacacacacacacacacacacacacacacacacacacacacacacacacacacacacacacacacacacacacacacacacacacacacacacacacacacactcctctcttgaCAATTTATTCCACCCACAGTCTTCTCTCATCCTTTATCCTCTTCTCTCACTCTATGTCCCCTCCCTTTGTCCCCTCTTTTGGAGTCCTTCCATTATGTCATCTAGCACCCCACGCACTGTCTTCTAAAGGGTCCTGGCTGTTGACACCTTGAGGTCACAACTAAGACGTACTCATCTGAATCAGCCACGAGTGAAATTCCATCACAGCGTCCTGATAATATGGCCTCCGCTGCCTCGCCGTTTGCAGACGGCctggttgagtcccaaatggcaccctattccctacatagcgccatacttttgactagggcccaaaGGCCTCTGGTCATAAAGTAGTGCAACCTCTGTCTTGACGGTCAGTCACCTGCTGACCCTCTTTGCCACCTGGCGAGTGTTAATAACATTGGCGATTTTGAAAACTTAGCTAAtgaaactttttttttaacaacTCTCCCCGCAACCCCTTCGACCAATGTCAGGCAGCATAAGCAATACATGTGGCTTATTGTAAGTATAAGATTTTGATAAAAATAATATTATGTCTGTCATTTGCTATATGAATAGCATTAATTAATGTGACAAGCAGGATTTGAATTGGGGTCATTTGCGTGCCACCAGAATTgagttagcctgctgagctaaagcccaGGCATTCGCTCGGGGATCTAACACAAATCTTCAGGTCTAATTCAAGGATACTCGTCACGTGAGCGAGGTTGTCTGGACCATCTCCATGACATTAGTAGGTGCAGACAGTTGACGTGACATGTTTCACCCTACCTGTCCTCAGGTTTGGTGATCAGGCCCCGGTCCTTGGACATCGTCTTCAACCGCACCGAGACTAAGCAGTACAGCCAGTATGTCCAGCATCTGGAGAACTTCCTTCAGCGTGAGTGATAGATCCCTCTTTCAGTCCCATTCATTTTTTTCTAAAGAATGTGTACATTTGACTCCAATGGACAAATACAGTATTAGTGTTGGGCCACCATGGTAAAGGAAATTTGAGTTTGAGTAGTTACAGTTGATTACACTTTGTAAACATGACTAAGGAGTATTCTACCTGACTTGAAAGTGCACTGTAATCCTTGGCAGTGGCACTATATGCGTATGCCACAGGAGTTTGGTGGCCCCTCAATTGGGGAGGATGGACTCGTGGTAATGCCTGGAGTGGAATAACACATggcttgatgccattccattcgctccgttccagccattattatgagccatcctaccctcagcagcctccactagcGTATGCATACTAACTACGTTTTACATACAAAACTGGCTAACTGATTATGTAATATGTatcccaaacaaacaaacaagtaaTGAATGTGTTACTGTGAAATAATTATTAGCTATAATTTTGACATGTAATATTTAGGTGAATACTGTCTGTACCAGGTAAATAGCAGGCTGTCAAATACAGTGGAACTTGAGTCTGTGCCCTATGTTGGGTTCCCTCAGAATACAACGACACTGTGCAGGAGAAGAACGAGCTGTGTATGGTGGGAGAGTACTATGAGCAGGATGATCAGGAGGAGAAGAAGGTGTGTCAGTTCAAGCGCAGTCTGCTCCGGCAGTGCTCCGGCCTGTCTGACACCACATTTGGCTACACCGAGGGGAAACCCTGCGTCCTTGTCAAGATGAACAGGGTGAGTGCCCCGACTGGAGATTGTCAGTTCTGCTCTTCTGAAAATGCATTAGACAgcgttagcccactgagctaaagcatATAGACTGGAGCTTAAACCTTAAAGCTATTAGCTCTGGGAGGtaacacaagtcttcaggtctcaggcaaggtcaCTCATCACACAAGCGTGGTTCACTGAACTACCTCCCCTACACGAGTACCTCCCTATCTTCGATCCATTGCCTTTGGACAGCTTTTCAGtgtatcctctctctgtcttcatgcaGAAGTAGAGTTTGTTCAAATTCATATTGAAAAGTGCATATTCTCTGTCCTTTCCACTGCACTTGTTTTTTAATCACTATTTGGAATATCCTCTGTGTCGACAAGGCATTCTGTGTCAGCATCTCTGTTTGCAGGGATTGAGGTCAGAGTGAATTGATTAGCCTCTGTGTAGCCTGATTGGTATTCAGTTAAATCcaacttaacctctctagggtcggcgggacgaaatcgtcccacctacgtaacagccagtggaatcctgtggcgcgttattcaaataccttagaaatgctattacttcaatttctcaaacatatgactattttccaccattttaaagacaagactctcgttaatctaaccacactgtccgatttcaaaaaggctttacaacgaaagcaaaacattagattatgtcagcagagtacccagccagaaataatcagacacccatttttcaagctagcatataatgtcacataaatccaaaccacagctaaatgcagcactaacctttgatgatcttcatcagatgacacaccaaggacattatgttatacaatacatgcatgttttgttcaatcaagttcatatttatatcaaaaaccagctttttacattagcatgtgacgttcagaactagcataccccccgcaaacttccggtgaatttacaaaaaatgtactaaattactcacgataaacgttcacaaaaagcataacaattattttaagaattatagatacagaactcctctatgcactcgatatgtccgattttaaaatagcttttcagtgaaagcacattttgcaatattctcagtagacatcacagggctagctatttagacacccagcaactttagcactcaccaaagtcagatttactataagaaaaatgttattacctttggtgttcttcgtcagaatgcactcccaggacttctacttcaataacaaatgttggtttggttcaaaataatccatagttatatccaaacagcggcgttttgttcgtgcgttcaagacactatccgaatggtaaagaagggtgacgagcacgacgcatttcgtgacaaaaaaattctaaatattccattaccgtacttcgaagcatgtcaaccgctgtttaaaatcaatttttatgccatttttctcgtaaaaaagcgataatattccgaccgggaatctgcgtttaggtaaaaagacgaaagaaaataaagcatggggtcgactcgtgcatgcgcctaagcccattgtcctccgatcggccacttgccaaaagcgcaaatgtgtttcagcctggggctgcctcgatatcattcagctttttcccgccttctgagagcctatgggagccgtaggaagtgtcacgttacagcaaagatcctcagtcttcaataaacagaggcaagaagctcaaggaatggtcagacaggccacttcctgtaaggaatcttctcaggtttttgcctgccatatgagttctgttatactcacagacaccattcaaacagttttagaaactttagggtgttttctatccaaagccaataattatatgcatattctagtttctgggcagtagtaataaccagattaaatcgggtatgttttttatccggccgtgtaaatactgccccctacccccaacaggttaatgaatcCGATCAGGGGCAATTAAGAAGATTCTTAGGCATCTCCGAGAACGCTATGTTTATGACAGTCAAAATCCCTGGCCCTTCAGTAAGCAGGCAGCACACATGTGCCCCATCTACTGACTGGCCAGCTCAAATCAAATTACCTCATTGTGTCACTAACTGAGCTACTTCTTAACATATTTTATCTCAAATCAGTGCTTCCATTTTTGAGACCATTCTGAAATCTGGTGTCTTGATCATTTTTACATGTAAACAAGCTTGTGGAATGGGTATGAAACACATGTAAAGAAAGGTTGCTATAATAGTATTTTAATGTATTCTTCTCACTCCTGCAGATCATTGGACTGAAACCGCGCGGGGACCCCTACATTAACTGCACAGCTAAGGTAAGCAAACAAAcagttaattgtgtgtgtgttccaggtgtctTGTGTGCTAGGACTTTTAGAGataggttttgtgtgtgtgtgtgtgtgtgtgtgtgtgtgtgtgtgtgtgtgtgtgtgtgtgtgtgtgtgtgtgtgtgtgtgtgtgtgtgtgtgtgtgtgtgtgtgcattatgtAGATATGCACATGTATGTTTCAGTCTGTGTTTTCACACACGTGTCTGTATTTGATTTCTCTCCACGCTGCCTGTAGGGCCAGCAGTTCACTGGTGGGTAAGAATTTGGGTCATAGCCCCCTATGTTTCCCCATGGTCCTAGCCCTAGCCTTTCCATTACCTTTCTGCGCTGCTTCTGTCCAACTCTGTGATGTGGCGCTTTGACCTCTGCTGCTTTAAACAGCATTCATGGCGTTCATATTGTTGAGCTTTATACTCTAACCCCTATATACAGTACCTAATCACCACAGAGACAATATAGACTGAGGAATAGTCAATATTAAAGCATTGATCTTTTTAGTAATTATTGTCACTGACTGTATATATCTGCAGTTGGTGGTATATATCTGTATGGTAAGCTGAAAAGGTTAATTCCATTGATTTTAGTACCCTGCTCCGCTGCACCATGGCTCCCACTAACAATGTTTCCCTGGTTTTTGTCTGGCTCTGAcattacttttacccctttttctccacaatttcgtggtatccatttggtagttacagtctggtCTCCTCGCTGCGagtcccgtacggactcaggagagacaaaggtcgagagccgtgcgtactccgaaacacaacccaaccaagccacactgcttcttgacacaatgcccacttaacccggaagccagccacaccaatgtgttggaggaaaaaaCATACAtctggcgaccatgtcagtgtgtatgcacacgggcccgccacaggagtcgctagagcgcaatgggacaaggacatccctgccggctaaacgatcccctaaccaggacgatgctgggccaattgtgcgcagccccatgggtttcccggtcggctgcgacagagcctaaactcgaaccaggatctctagcggcacagctagcactctgatgcagagccttagaccactgcaccactcgggagccctggcTCTGACATTCTAACAACTTCTCTCTCTCAGCGTGCGTGATCTGGGTTTCATCCCTCCCTCACCGAGACTGTCAACTCTGAACTTTGTGACCTGTTTGCAAATGTTTAAAGGTGTACAGAGAAACACTGATGCTGTACTCTGCTTTTCAGCAAAAGATTGAGGCTCTTTTAAATACTTCACTGGTGTTTTAACTCCCATCTGtcctcctctcgttctctctaaATTCATTTGAATTTCTCCTCTCCACCGTAGACCAGTCTGATAACCATAGAGAACCATCTGGTGGCagattgtatgtgtgtgcgtgcgcgtgtttgTACGGGTATGTGTGAGTGGTGGTAGCTATATTATGCGTGCGTGCGCTTGTGTGGTAACTGTTGTGTACTACGAGAGTGTGTGGTGGTTTACACTATGTCGTGTGGTCCATGCCGTGTGCACATGTGTAaatctacagtgtgtgtgtgtgtgtgtctgtttgtacaCTACAGGGTTGTTGTATGTCGTTGTTTGCATAGTTAGTCAGATTGTTGTTCTGAGAGTCGTTTGTTTCAAGTGCATTCATATGTATAGTTCTGTGATCTCACaccgcttcctcctcctcctcctcctcctcttcctcaccccctccttcctcttcatcctcctcctcctcttcctcttcctcccacaGAGAGAAAGCCCCCTGCAGATGCAGTACTTCCCATCCGAGGGGAGGTTCGATAAGATGTACTTCCCTTATTACGGGAAAAATCTACATGTAAGTACATTACGCTACATATTTATATTGAGAAGGAAACTGTTCATGAGATTGAATGCAGAATAATTTTATTTAATTACAAGTAGTTAATGTTACCATTGTCAAGGCAGTCTGGCGAGAAGAGAATGCTAGGAAATGGACTATATTCACCTGAGACTACATTAATGCCAGTGTATTGTCATGATAACGACTGTTATGTGTGTGGATGTGCGCACATATGAATTAACAGTggtctatctccatctctccctgtgtgtTTGCCAGTCAACCTACGTTCAGCCCCTGGTCGCGGTCAAGCTTCTGCTGACCAAGGAGGACTACAACAATGAGCTGACCGTGGAGTGTAAGATCGAGGGCTCCGACCTGCGGAACAGTGACGACCGTGACAAGTTCCTTGGGCGCGTCACGTTCAGGGTCAAAGTGGTCGAGTAGTGGTTCAGGAAAACCACCAGCGTTGCACAATGCCGTCTTTGAGTATAATCAATGCCctcacccacctccacctcttcctccatccacttccctccctccatccggtGGATCAGGGGAAGCTACGGTAGCAGGGTTGTGTGCTCCTTATAAACTAACAACATGAACcccccctgaaacacacacaaatacacacacacctctcacccccACCTCCACTAAAGTTAGTGGTAATGTAGCGACATCGTGCCATAGTAGGGACCTGTATATAGCTGTATTTGGAGCATTGAGTTGATGTGGTATCCCGTAGTGCTGTGCAGTCtgctgtgtgtgatgtgttgtttcTGTATGTACATACTTGATGGCTATAAACACTGTTTGTCTTTAGTTCACTATGTCTGAACGCTGTAAGAAATCAAACTAAGAAATAGATGAATAGCTGTAATTTAAGATTATTGATTAAGAGAAAACATGAAGGATGAAAAATGCCCCAAAATATATCTGCTTATAATTCAACCTACCTGTCCAACATCTAAGGGAAGAGGTTTTTACTCCCCTATGGGAACTGTGCTTTGTACAGATGCCTTATGGTCGGTATGAGAACACATTTTAAATAAAGATGATTTTAAAGATATATCTCAGTTTGTGTCCATTTACTTTTAGTGCCATGGCTGGGATAAATTAAAGGACAAGTGTACTGCACTTTTGGCAATACGCCTTTTAATGGCAATTGCCCTGACATTTGCAGAGATCACACATGGTACAGCCCTTGTCAACAATGCAACTTTAAATCTGAGCCCAGGATTTGAATGCTCTGTAGTATTGTGTTGACATGCTGCCCTCACATGGTGGTTCTGTGGAAACAACCCTGATGAAGGTCTATTGACCCATTGAAAcatgaccataattatatcctcctgattcctgcttacaagcaaaaactaaagcaggagtaccagtgactcgctctatacggaagtggtcagatgacgcggatgctacgctacaggactgttttgctagcacagactggaatatgttccgggattcatccaatggcattaaggagcatggattacaggcaacattcgcatcgagctaaaggctagagctgctgctttcaaggagtgggacactaatccggacgcttataagaaatcccgttatGCCCTTAGACaaactacagtggttcctcctttaaaagttgcgtcatactgcaacacaccttgcgggctgctccagaattctatggcacgttatttaattgtcagccatttttaccattaatgctagttagagctagtttgaccaccagagggcatctttgagaagcatttgatagtcttcaatattggcattactagagaatttaaaacctttttgtaagaacatagtatatgggattgattttaagaaatatagcataattaatttgattaatatgattgtgtttctattccaagaaaaactaaAAGCGAAACCCTCGGGATTTCcattaggatggaacggaaaatatgacACTGTACGATGTggcggtcgggagtaggctacagtactaagagcataAGAGTATTGGAGGATTCTTAATTAATCTAAGGGacatttttcgttagggaaaATCTGAtatgtgagaatatctaaggggcttttatataattctaaatgaattaataataataataatctctttgattaaaaaataacgatattttggagatgattttgtttAATTTAACCTAGAGTAAGcgaggaaaaaggccattcttgaacatggggtgagacattcccacaaatttgtaaataaagccagtttgttatttataattatttatttctgtttttagagggagaaaaaCCAAAAGGTACAGgtatcgaaccagcatctgtagcaactcGGGAGGCCCCAGCCACAAAGTTTTTCATTctgatcaattgccttgcacaaagtatcaaaatacaaaGAGGTGTTGGTAAgcgtatattgtcctgctaatagcccatgatgggctattataatactgtacatggatAATACTGTGCATGGTGTataggtcaggataaccaaaacatttcatcagaaagaatgttggtactaatttattttgatccaaagccatgaatgagtgagtcactcagctttatgtaggtgccgaggctatatgactgtgccatcaacttgattatttagcagacataacttgcttatattcagtcaacacatacagttgaagttggaagtttacatacacattagccaaattcatttaaactcagtttttcacaattcttgacatttaatcatagtaaaaattccctgtcttaggtcagttaggatcaccactttattttaagaatgtgaaatgtcagaataatagtagagagagatttatttcagcttttatttctttcatcacattcccagtgggtcagaagtttacatacactcaattagtatttggtagcattggcattaaattgtttaacttgggtcaaacgtttcaggtagccttccacaagcttcccacaataaattgggtgaattttggcccattccttctgacagagctggtgtaactgagtcaggtttgtaggccttgctcacacatgctttttcagttctgcccacacattttctataggattgaggtcagggctttgtgatggccactccaatatcttgactttgttgtccttaagccattttgccacaactttggaagtatgcttggggtcaatgtccattt
This genomic window contains:
- the LOC106612413 gene encoding sodium/potassium-transporting ATPase subunit beta-3; this encodes MSTKEETPADGDKPQTSSWKDSIYNPRTGEFIGRTAKSWALIFLFYLVFYGFLAGMFTLTMWVMLQTLDDNIPTYRDRVASPGLVIRPRSLDIVFNRTETKQYSQYVQHLENFLQQYNDTVQEKNELCMVGEYYEQDDQEEKKVCQFKRSLLRQCSGLSDTTFGYTEGKPCVLVKMNRIIGLKPRGDPYINCTAKRESPLQMQYFPSEGRFDKMYFPYYGKNLHSTYVQPLVAVKLLLTKEDYNNELTVECKIEGSDLRNSDDRDKFLGRVTFRVKVVE